The Latilactobacillus sakei subsp. sakei DSM 20017 = JCM 1157 genome includes a window with the following:
- a CDS encoding M24 family metallopeptidase, with translation MNNQLAQLQNWLVENNMDVAYISNPTNILYFTGFESDPAERVLALFVFADQDPFLFTPQLEVESAKKAGWKLDVYGYLDHEDPYAIIADQIKKRMANPTRWALEKDDLPVQRYEAILKQFPNATFPGDASRFMENLKLIKTPEEIALMEAAGREADYAFEVGFNALKAGKTEQDIVAEIEYALMRKGVMHMSFDTIVQSGINAANPHGGPEANILTPDALVLFDLGTLHKGYMSDATRTVAFGKPDAKSLEIHKVCLEANLAAQDAVKPGITAAELDKIARDVITKAGYGEYFIHRLGHGIGTSEHEFPSIMEGNDMIIKPGMCFSIEPGIYIPGVAGVRIEDCVHVTETGAESFTHMTKELQTF, from the coding sequence ATGAATAATCAATTAGCCCAATTACAAAATTGGCTTGTCGAGAATAATATGGATGTGGCTTACATTAGTAATCCAACGAACATCCTCTATTTCACTGGTTTTGAAAGTGATCCTGCAGAACGGGTTTTAGCCCTCTTTGTTTTTGCAGATCAGGACCCATTCCTATTTACACCACAACTAGAAGTTGAATCTGCTAAGAAGGCTGGCTGGAAACTTGATGTTTATGGTTACCTTGATCATGAAGATCCATATGCCATCATCGCAGATCAAATCAAGAAACGGATGGCCAACCCAACACGTTGGGCTCTTGAAAAAGACGACCTTCCCGTTCAACGTTATGAAGCAATTCTAAAGCAATTCCCTAACGCAACATTCCCTGGTGATGCATCACGCTTCATGGAAAACTTAAAATTAATCAAAACACCTGAAGAAATTGCTTTAATGGAAGCAGCCGGCCGCGAAGCTGACTACGCCTTTGAAGTTGGTTTCAACGCTTTAAAAGCTGGCAAAACAGAACAAGACATCGTTGCTGAAATCGAATATGCTTTAATGCGTAAAGGCGTTATGCATATGAGTTTCGATACAATTGTACAATCAGGCATCAACGCTGCTAACCCACATGGTGGCCCAGAAGCTAATATCTTAACACCTGATGCATTAGTGCTCTTTGATCTTGGGACATTACACAAAGGTTATATGAGTGATGCGACACGGACTGTTGCTTTTGGTAAACCAGATGCTAAGTCACTTGAAATCCACAAAGTTTGTCTTGAAGCAAACTTAGCTGCACAAGATGCTGTTAAACCCGGCATTACAGCTGCTGAATTAGATAAGATTGCCCGCGACGTGATTACGAAGGCCGGTTATGGCGAATACTTTATTCACCGTTTAGGTCATGGGATTGGGACTTCAGAACACGAATTCCCATCAATCATGGAAGGTAACGACATGATTATCAAACCAGGCATGTGCTTCTCAATCGAACCAGGGATTTACATCCCAGGTGTTGCCGGTGTCCGGATTGAAGACTGTGTCCACGTTACAGAAACAGGCGCAGAATCATTCACACACATGACAAAAGAACTACAAACATTCTAA
- a CDS encoding YtxH domain-containing protein: MAKKGFLFGVLVGGAAAIGATLLLTPKTGKELQNKLVDLGEDAIDRAQDYYYLMNETAADLKGEAKFHMNRVHDYASDWQENALDIKEQAKAQFDEKTADLKSQFGSSLEPAAEDFDDIVIEGKSAFGQAKDEAEEKMAPDSLGE, from the coding sequence ATGGCAAAAAAAGGCTTTTTATTCGGTGTTTTAGTGGGCGGTGCAGCAGCAATTGGTGCCACACTTTTATTAACACCTAAAACGGGTAAAGAATTACAAAATAAATTAGTGGACTTGGGCGAAGATGCCATTGATCGCGCACAAGACTATTATTACTTGATGAACGAAACGGCTGCTGATCTTAAAGGAGAAGCAAAGTTCCATATGAACCGTGTGCATGATTATGCGAGTGATTGGCAAGAAAATGCATTGGATATCAAAGAACAAGCTAAAGCGCAATTTGATGAAAAGACGGCAGACTTAAAATCACAATTCGGTAGTAGCTTAGAACCAGCTGCTGAAGATTTTGATGATATCGTCATTGAAGGCAAGAGTGCTTTTGGCCAAGCCAAAGATGAAGCAGAAGAAAAGATGGCACCAGATTCATTAGGTGAATAA
- a CDS encoding DUF948 domain-containing protein, which translates to MTGGQIAALIAAGAFAVLVVFLIVMLLKVTKVLTRVSETVTEANKSVTTITNDVDVLSRQVEGLLNKTNVLLDDVNGKVADLDPVFRAAGELGESVSSLNAASRGLTEKVTSVGRTTAKATVASKMGASALRFYQNRRQTKDKE; encoded by the coding sequence ATGACGGGTGGTCAAATTGCAGCATTAATCGCTGCAGGGGCTTTTGCAGTTTTGGTTGTTTTTCTAATAGTGATGTTATTAAAAGTCACTAAGGTTTTAACGCGTGTTTCCGAGACAGTCACCGAAGCCAATAAGAGCGTGACAACAATTACGAATGATGTAGATGTCCTTTCAAGACAAGTTGAAGGTCTGTTGAACAAAACGAATGTTTTACTAGACGATGTCAACGGTAAAGTAGCAGATTTAGATCCAGTTTTCCGTGCAGCCGGCGAATTAGGCGAGAGTGTTTCAAGTTTGAATGCTGCCAGTCGCGGTTTGACTGAAAAAGTAACAAGTGTCGGTCGCACGACCGCCAAAGCAACAGTTGCTTCTAAAATGGGGGCCAGTGCCCTTAGATTCTATCAAAATAGACGACAAACAAAAGACAAGGAGTAA
- a CDS encoding mechanosensitive ion channel family protein, producing the protein MFFQSLTTTPVESVQKQTNIFMRYITSIDWDHLLGLFITGFFQIILISLLFYLLSRIGRFIIKRAFRKYREADGFSNNRMNTIYTLMTNALAYLLIFFYLYALLSIIGVPVGTLIAGAGIFSLAVGLGAQGFVNDIVTGFFILAEQQFDVGNTVRIGTIEGTVTAIGLRTTQVQSYDGTLNFIPNRNISIVSNLSRNNMRVLINIRINPDTDIEQLATIVKQVNTELVPRHPEIKDGPTLLGVSTLTDGTLAYQVVMHTLNGEQATTQRLFLQGYLQAINAAGITLPTSSLTLTN; encoded by the coding sequence ATGTTCTTTCAATCACTAACCACCACACCCGTCGAGTCGGTTCAAAAGCAAACCAATATCTTTATGCGCTATATAACCAGCATCGATTGGGATCACCTCTTAGGCCTCTTCATCACTGGCTTTTTTCAAATCATTTTAATTTCACTACTTTTTTACTTGCTTAGTCGCATTGGGCGTTTTATTATCAAACGGGCCTTTCGCAAATATCGCGAAGCAGATGGTTTTTCCAACAATCGAATGAATACCATCTATACCCTGATGACCAACGCTTTAGCTTATCTGCTAATTTTCTTTTACCTTTATGCACTGCTCAGCATTATCGGCGTTCCAGTCGGGACATTAATTGCCGGTGCTGGGATCTTCAGTTTAGCCGTTGGTCTTGGTGCCCAAGGATTTGTCAACGATATTGTCACTGGCTTTTTCATCCTTGCCGAACAACAATTTGACGTTGGCAATACCGTCCGAATTGGAACGATTGAAGGTACCGTTACAGCGATTGGCTTGCGAACCACACAAGTGCAAAGCTACGATGGCACGCTCAATTTCATCCCCAACCGTAACATCTCAATCGTCAGCAATCTCTCCCGTAATAATATGCGAGTGCTGATTAATATTCGCATCAACCCCGATACGGATATCGAACAGCTCGCAACGATTGTTAAGCAAGTTAACACCGAATTAGTCCCCCGCCATCCTGAGATCAAAGACGGCCCCACATTACTGGGGGTTTCAACCTTAACGGACGGCACACTCGCTTATCAAGTGGTGATGCACACGCTTAACGGCGAACAAGCAACGACGCAACGCTTATTTTTACAGGGTTACTTGCAGGCAATTAACGCTGCTGGTATCACCCTTCCCACCAGTTCATTGACTTTAACCAACTAA
- a CDS encoding DUF368 domain-containing protein — MPLINALKGALIGVALVIPGLSGSIFAVIVGLYEPLLKAIAQFKQDWRQAIGFLWPIGIGAGIGVLLSTKVILWLCTAYPLAAYSFFIGLVLGSLPFIWRKLKKLNWQQVLIAIACGGLMLLITKIGGHQNESDIAIKQLTSLQDFGMLTFTGFFSVSLMVIPGVSGSIMLMIIKQYGTVYHAVSQLLDLLVYLVTGRFEQAGEAFKSVALLLPFMLGAVIGTVIVAKIMHYLLAHYAQYVYAGVLGVILAAIWILAETGVVPAWPAVGGLTALLGPIALIAVMLVLGAIATIYFDRA, encoded by the coding sequence ATGCCACTAATTAATGCACTCAAAGGCGCCCTAATCGGTGTCGCACTCGTTATTCCTGGTTTATCTGGTAGTATCTTTGCCGTCATCGTTGGTTTATATGAACCATTATTAAAGGCCATCGCGCAGTTCAAACAAGATTGGCGCCAAGCAATTGGCTTTTTATGGCCAATCGGTATTGGCGCGGGCATCGGTGTATTATTATCGACCAAAGTTATTTTATGGTTATGCACCGCTTATCCACTGGCCGCTTATAGTTTCTTCATCGGCCTCGTTTTAGGTAGCTTACCGTTCATCTGGCGCAAGCTTAAAAAGCTAAACTGGCAGCAAGTCTTAATTGCCATTGCCTGTGGTGGCTTGATGTTATTGATTACCAAAATTGGTGGTCATCAAAACGAATCTGACATTGCCATCAAACAACTAACGTCCCTCCAAGATTTCGGGATGTTAACCTTTACCGGCTTTTTCTCCGTTTCATTGATGGTGATTCCCGGTGTTTCGGGTTCGATCATGTTAATGATTATCAAACAATATGGTACCGTCTATCACGCCGTTAGCCAATTACTCGATTTGCTCGTTTATCTCGTTACCGGCCGCTTTGAACAGGCAGGCGAGGCTTTCAAAAGTGTCGCCCTCCTCTTGCCATTTATGCTAGGCGCTGTGATTGGGACCGTGATTGTCGCTAAAATCATGCATTACTTACTCGCTCACTATGCCCAATATGTTTATGCTGGCGTTTTAGGCGTGATCCTAGCAGCCATCTGGATCCTAGCTGAAACAGGCGTTGTACCCGCTTGGCCGGCCGTGGGTGGTTTAACCGCACTACTAGGGCCAATCGCATTAATTGCCGTGATGCTCGTCTTAGGAGCCATTGCAACGATTTACTTCGATCGCGCCTAA
- the cbpB gene encoding cyclic-di-AMP-binding protein CbpB, with protein sequence MISDAFQNLLLENKEHFLIPGEMVASVQENNSLEHAFILLTTVKYSSIPVLDNHSKFKGMLTMPLITETMLGLDHLSFDNLRKMTVQDVMQKDVVTIKDPYDIEETLHLLVDHPYLPVLSDDGEFTGIVTRREMMKSFNRVAHNIEKEYKIEALPIEKQQD encoded by the coding sequence ATGATTTCAGATGCGTTTCAGAATTTATTACTCGAAAACAAAGAACATTTTTTAATTCCTGGTGAAATGGTCGCTAGCGTTCAGGAAAATAACTCGTTAGAACATGCGTTTATTCTCTTAACAACTGTTAAATATTCAAGTATTCCGGTGCTCGATAATCATTCGAAGTTTAAAGGGATGCTAACCATGCCACTGATCACAGAGACGATGTTAGGACTCGATCACTTGAGTTTCGATAACCTCCGTAAAATGACCGTTCAAGATGTGATGCAAAAGGATGTCGTGACAATTAAAGATCCATACGATATCGAAGAAACACTTCATTTGTTGGTTGATCATCCGTACTTACCGGTATTATCAGACGACGGCGAATTCACAGGGATTGTGACTCGGCGCGAGATGATGAAGAGTTTTAACCGGGTAGCCCATAATATTGAAAAAGAATATAAGATTGAGGCTTTACCAATAGAGAAACAACAAGATTAG
- a CDS encoding metallophosphoesterase family protein — translation MRLVVVSDSHGDRDILVQLVAHYKDEVVTFLHCGDSELTTTDSLFQQMTVVQGNMDFNGHFPEQVVVPVGAQKAFLTHGHLYGVNFDLTRLMLAAQAEGAQLAFYGHTHQLACEMHQGLLVLNPGSISQPRGQFQPLGGTYAVVDITATDYQVQYYDRHFEKVPQLQFKFKRA, via the coding sequence ATGCGGTTAGTAGTAGTCAGTGATAGTCATGGCGATCGGGATATTTTGGTGCAATTGGTTGCGCATTATAAGGACGAAGTAGTCACTTTCTTACATTGTGGCGATTCCGAATTAACGACGACCGATTCATTATTTCAACAAATGACGGTTGTGCAAGGCAACATGGATTTTAATGGCCACTTCCCAGAACAAGTGGTGGTGCCAGTTGGGGCGCAAAAGGCTTTTTTAACGCATGGTCATTTGTACGGTGTTAATTTTGATTTAACGCGGTTGATGTTAGCGGCTCAAGCAGAAGGCGCGCAATTGGCTTTTTACGGACACACACATCAGTTAGCCTGTGAAATGCACCAAGGGCTCTTGGTATTAAATCCAGGCAGTATTTCGCAACCGCGGGGCCAATTCCAACCCTTAGGTGGCACCTATGCTGTTGTGGATATCACGGCGACTGACTATCAAGTCCAATATTATGACCGCCATTTTGAAAAAGTACCACAACTCCAATTTAAATTTAAAAGAGCTTAA
- a CDS encoding XTP/dITP diphosphatase, with the protein MMVRTDNRAANDVRPVKVQWHYLTKQPASVLWQRGTTKVLAAVTEQATKKVTLIGSGLTQVQSDWLQQTLTTLLAPALEKTGLLVSVTVLEDGGSLLAEASNAVFGALQLLPEQFLPNRAAAVTAILTGNETLVDASDTEEAVADSTLLVVTDNQEQVLAMTLQGATAVNSSQLNELLLVASQGGTRTAEQIQASYQQAVHPIIQKEHSEMPTIVIATKNPGKAQEFHAMFEKEGIQIKTLLDYPELPEINETGQTFEENARLKADQIAAILQLPVLADDSGLMVDALDGRPGIYSARFAGDHNDAGNNAKLLYELTGVPAEKRTAHFHTTLVFAKPDRPNDDLVVEGSVNGRILGIPRGDNGFGYDPLFYVPELDKSMAELSMAEKNAISHRAKAIENLEPLWRDWLAK; encoded by the coding sequence ATGATGGTCCGGACCGATAATCGAGCAGCAAATGATGTACGCCCTGTCAAAGTACAGTGGCATTATCTGACGAAACAACCCGCTTCTGTCTTATGGCAACGCGGGACAACCAAAGTATTGGCAGCTGTCACTGAGCAAGCAACTAAGAAAGTCACGCTAATTGGCAGTGGCTTGACGCAAGTGCAAAGTGACTGGTTACAACAGACGCTAACCACTTTGTTAGCGCCCGCTCTGGAAAAGACGGGGTTACTGGTGTCAGTGACGGTTTTAGAAGACGGTGGTAGTTTACTAGCAGAAGCTAGCAATGCCGTTTTTGGGGCCTTGCAATTATTACCTGAACAATTCTTACCTAATCGTGCAGCAGCCGTTACGGCTATTCTGACCGGTAACGAAACCTTAGTTGATGCCAGTGACACGGAAGAAGCGGTTGCTGATAGCACATTGTTAGTCGTGACTGATAATCAAGAACAAGTTTTAGCGATGACATTACAAGGCGCAACGGCGGTTAATAGCAGTCAGTTAAACGAATTGTTATTGGTCGCTAGCCAAGGCGGTACACGGACTGCTGAACAGATTCAAGCGAGTTATCAACAAGCTGTCCACCCAATCATTCAAAAGGAGCACTCTGAGATGCCAACAATTGTGATTGCCACTAAAAACCCGGGCAAGGCCCAAGAATTCCATGCGATGTTTGAAAAAGAGGGGATCCAAATTAAAACGTTATTGGATTACCCTGAATTACCAGAAATTAATGAAACCGGTCAAACCTTTGAAGAAAACGCTCGTTTAAAGGCTGATCAGATTGCTGCTATTTTACAGCTCCCCGTTTTGGCAGATGATTCAGGCTTAATGGTCGATGCCTTAGATGGTCGTCCTGGCATTTATTCAGCACGTTTTGCGGGTGATCATAACGATGCCGGCAATAATGCCAAGTTATTATACGAATTAACGGGCGTCCCTGCTGAAAAACGGACAGCCCATTTCCATACAACGTTAGTGTTTGCGAAACCAGATCGACCTAACGATGATTTAGTGGTTGAAGGTAGTGTTAACGGTCGGATTCTAGGAATTCCCCGTGGCGATAACGGCTTTGGTTACGATCCGTTGTTCTACGTACCAGAACTAGATAAATCAATGGCCGAATTATCGATGGCCGAGAAAAATGCGATTAGCCATCGTGCAAAAGCGATTGAAAATTTAGAACCACTTTGGCGTGATTGGTTGGCAAAATAG
- the murI gene encoding glutamate racemase, whose amino-acid sequence MKKQPIGFMDSGVGGLTLVKEARKRLPNEDMVFIGDQARLPYGEKPAATVREFAWQMANFLRHQEIKALVIACNTATAAALPDLQAQLAIPVIGVIKPGSIAALQTTHNRRVGVIATTGTIQSAAYSQQMAALNPDVQVTGLAAPQFVTMIEANQRHGQAVQTIVNQILQPLQKSEIDTLVLGCTHFPLLTTAIQTAVGPDVTLVNPAVQAITMLEEVLTQQQQLATTTPGTLRMYTTGSVAAFEEIAQQWLAQPDLTAQQVDIQKEKNDGPDR is encoded by the coding sequence ATGAAGAAACAACCAATTGGTTTTATGGATTCCGGTGTTGGCGGTTTGACGCTAGTCAAAGAAGCCCGCAAACGCCTCCCAAATGAAGACATGGTGTTTATTGGTGATCAAGCACGATTACCTTACGGCGAAAAGCCGGCTGCCACAGTACGCGAATTTGCTTGGCAGATGGCTAATTTCTTACGCCATCAAGAGATTAAGGCGCTAGTGATTGCCTGTAATACAGCAACCGCTGCGGCCTTACCTGACTTACAAGCCCAATTGGCGATTCCGGTGATTGGGGTTATCAAACCAGGTAGTATTGCGGCCCTACAAACGACGCATAATCGACGTGTCGGGGTGATTGCAACAACTGGCACGATTCAAAGTGCGGCTTACAGTCAACAAATGGCAGCCCTTAATCCTGATGTGCAAGTGACCGGATTAGCAGCACCGCAGTTTGTGACGATGATTGAAGCCAACCAACGACACGGTCAAGCAGTGCAAACCATCGTCAATCAGATTTTACAACCTTTACAAAAAAGTGAGATTGATACGCTTGTTTTAGGCTGTACGCATTTTCCATTATTGACGACCGCCATTCAAACGGCAGTGGGGCCTGACGTGACGTTGGTTAACCCAGCAGTCCAAGCGATTACGATGTTAGAAGAAGTCTTGACGCAACAACAACAATTGGCGACAACCACGCCAGGCACGCTACGGATGTACACAACAGGCTCTGTCGCCGCTTTTGAAGAGATTGCGCAACAATGGCTTGCCCAACCAGATTTAACAGCACAACAAGTTGATATTCAAAAGGAGAAAAATGATGGTCCGGACCGATAA
- a CDS encoding YslB family protein, with the protein MTQSLYTQLTDTPQTATYLAQATLRDILLPLILGDETEGISYWAGKQLATKFPLESIADLSQFFEQINFGQLSLKKQKKNQYFFELTGPIITKRLADFKTPDFQLEAGFMAQTLEQQLQVTAEAKATVENKKRVTIFVQTDTNDPIEIPLETEAMVTMQTPEVTPIAPTEPAEPVTPVATEPTPEPEHEPVAKASFSSVANLPSRQELHRRKKH; encoded by the coding sequence GTGACTCAATCACTTTATACACAACTCACAGATACCCCTCAAACCGCTACTTACCTAGCCCAAGCCACGCTCCGCGATATCTTATTACCGCTTATTTTAGGTGATGAAACTGAAGGCATTAGTTATTGGGCTGGTAAGCAATTAGCTACTAAATTTCCGTTGGAATCAATTGCGGATCTCAGTCAATTCTTCGAACAAATTAACTTTGGCCAATTATCGCTTAAAAAGCAAAAGAAAAACCAATACTTTTTTGAACTCACTGGTCCGATTATCACTAAGCGACTAGCCGATTTCAAAACACCCGACTTCCAACTCGAAGCCGGTTTTATGGCCCAAACCCTTGAGCAACAATTACAAGTCACTGCTGAAGCTAAGGCAACCGTTGAAAATAAAAAACGAGTTACTATTTTTGTTCAAACGGATACAAATGATCCGATTGAAATTCCGCTTGAAACAGAAGCAATGGTGACCATGCAGACACCTGAAGTCACACCAATTGCCCCCACGGAACCAGCAGAACCAGTGACACCGGTCGCTACTGAACCAACACCTGAACCGGAACATGAACCGGTCGCTAAAGCTTCCTTTAGTAGTGTGGCTAATCTCCCTAGCCGTCAAGAATTACACCGCCGTAAAAAACATTAA
- a CDS encoding NAD(P)/FAD-dependent oxidoreductase gives MTNIYETTIIGGGPAGLYAAFQAGLYGLNGQLLEGDQQFGGKVATYAERVIHDIGGMPNITGQDLIQNLTAQAAFYDTPLRTQTLVTDVKYLADQHYYQIDTPDDRYYSQTLILAMGGGVVRPKQLRLFEEQTFENVHYAPANPEDYRDQRVVLIGPGYNLMELAPHLLVTAKSVVWLTTKRPFVDEAAEKAFLTAYPQIDYYCQPFASYQQVDQQVTSITLADQTQITFDQAVVSLGYRRSLQTIDQWQLSAEQIEERPDIWVIGNQIPDRAGISLLTSAFQDGITAVTEIVAQLKPTAKTPMVTTHNPVFQADTKAYWQERLR, from the coding sequence ATGACTAACATTTACGAGACAACGATTATTGGTGGTGGCCCAGCTGGTTTGTATGCTGCTTTTCAAGCTGGTTTATACGGTTTAAACGGCCAATTATTGGAAGGGGATCAACAATTTGGCGGCAAGGTTGCCACTTATGCGGAGCGTGTGATTCACGATATTGGCGGGATGCCCAACATTACGGGCCAGGATTTAATTCAGAATCTAACAGCGCAGGCCGCTTTTTATGACACACCTTTGCGCACTCAAACCTTAGTGACAGACGTCAAATATCTAGCCGACCAACATTATTATCAAATTGACACGCCGGATGATCGGTATTATAGTCAAACCTTGATCTTAGCGATGGGTGGTGGCGTAGTTCGCCCTAAACAATTACGGTTGTTTGAGGAACAAACTTTTGAAAACGTCCATTATGCACCAGCCAACCCTGAGGATTATCGGGATCAACGGGTGGTCTTAATTGGCCCTGGGTATAACTTGATGGAATTGGCGCCGCATTTGTTAGTGACTGCTAAATCAGTGGTGTGGTTAACGACCAAGCGCCCCTTTGTGGATGAAGCAGCTGAAAAAGCGTTCTTAACCGCTTATCCACAGATTGACTATTACTGCCAGCCTTTTGCAAGTTATCAACAGGTGGATCAACAAGTGACGAGCATCACGTTGGCGGATCAAACGCAAATCACATTTGATCAAGCCGTGGTCAGTCTTGGCTACCGCCGGTCATTACAGACGATTGATCAGTGGCAGTTAAGCGCAGAACAGATTGAAGAACGCCCAGATATTTGGGTGATTGGTAATCAAATTCCGGATCGTGCTGGGATTAGCCTGTTAACAAGTGCTTTTCAAGATGGGATTACGGCGGTAACTGAGATTGTTGCCCAACTTAAACCAACGGCTAAAACGCCGATGGTCACGACGCATAATCCAGTTTTCCAGGCGGATACAAAAGCCTATTGGCAAGAACGATTACGATAG
- a CDS encoding FecCD family ABC transporter permease encodes MNMTTKRYRRWLVGLVALLIATTLISLQTGQLAIGPQAIGQLLIGQGQAQDALILVDFRMPRIIIAILVGFALAIAGEVLQSTTQNPLADTGFLGINSGAGIAVLLFITFAADQGSQIFILPVLALIGALVSAVVIVIGAYQKSVGITANRLLLTGVAVSTCFSALMVLLTLKLSPDNYQFVMTWLAGSIWGSSWPFIWALLPWLLLTLPYIFSKSQTLDAFVLKPDNMRSLGVDFQKQRLYLIGAAVILAGASVSISGGIGFIGLITPHIARRIIGYQHRYQLLLTGLLGSCFLLVADTCGKLLSPTAEIPAGIIVALIGAPYFIYLLIKTK; translated from the coding sequence ATGAATATGACGACAAAACGTTATCGGCGTTGGCTCGTCGGGTTGGTGGCTTTGTTAATTGCAACGACCTTGATTAGCTTACAAACAGGCCAATTAGCGATTGGTCCACAAGCAATCGGCCAATTATTGATTGGTCAGGGTCAAGCGCAAGATGCGTTAATCTTAGTTGATTTTCGGATGCCACGGATTATTATTGCAATCTTAGTGGGCTTTGCGTTAGCGATTGCGGGTGAAGTATTACAGAGTACGACGCAAAATCCATTGGCAGACACCGGCTTTTTAGGAATTAATTCGGGTGCGGGAATTGCGGTTTTATTATTTATTACATTTGCCGCCGATCAAGGTAGTCAGATTTTTATATTACCGGTATTAGCTTTGATTGGGGCGTTAGTCAGCGCTGTAGTAATCGTGATCGGCGCGTATCAAAAGTCGGTGGGGATTACGGCCAATCGCCTATTACTAACCGGAGTCGCGGTTTCGACCTGTTTTTCTGCATTAATGGTCTTATTGACCTTGAAGTTATCCCCTGATAATTATCAATTTGTGATGACTTGGCTAGCGGGGAGTATCTGGGGGAGCAGCTGGCCATTTATCTGGGCGCTGTTGCCATGGTTGTTATTAACATTGCCTTATATTTTCAGTAAGAGTCAAACCTTGGATGCCTTTGTTTTAAAACCTGATAACATGCGTTCATTGGGAGTTGATTTTCAAAAGCAACGGTTGTACTTGATTGGCGCTGCGGTGATCTTGGCGGGTGCTAGTGTTTCAATTAGTGGTGGGATTGGCTTTATTGGGTTGATTACACCGCATATTGCCCGCAGAATTATCGGGTATCAGCACCGCTATCAATTACTATTAACGGGACTTTTGGGCAGTTGCTTTTTATTAGTTGCCGATACTTGTGGCAAGCTATTGAGCCCTACTGCCGAAATACCGGCCGGCATTATCGTGGCCTTAATCGGTGCCCCTTACTTTATTTACTTACTAATCAAAACGAAATGA